Below is a window of Mycolicibacterium rhodesiae NBB3 DNA.
GGCTGGCTCGGCGCGAGGTGTTGCTCGACCACTCGACGTTGCCCATCGACAACCTGTCGGTATTCCTGTAGGGCCAGCTTCCCCTCACCACCTCCTCGTGGATATCGCCAATTCCAGAAAGGCCCGACCATATGACCACCGAAACAACCGGAACAGCTGACGCGACCGATCCCTACCTGCGGCTCGCGTTGCGCGACGTAGCGGACGGGCTCAAGGTCGGGCGCTTACCGGCCCGCGTCGTCAGCGATCCTGCGCTGCACACGATCGAGATGGAGCGGATCTTCGGACGAGCCTGGGTGTTCCTCGGACATGAGTCGGAGTTGACCAAGTCCGGCGACTTCGTCGTGCGGCACATCGGGGCCGATTCGGTGATCGTTTGCCGGGACAGCTCCGGCCGGATCCAGGCGCTGTCCAATTCTTGTCGACACCGTGGTGCGCTCGTGTGCCGGGCGGAGATGGGAAACACCGAGCACTTCCAGTGCCCGTACCACGGCTGGGTGTACAGCAACACCGGCGAGCTCGTTGGTGTGCCGGCGATGAGGGAGGCCTATCCCGGCGGCTTCGACAAGTCGCAGTGGGGATTACGTCACATCCCCCATGTCGACTCTTACGCCGGATTCATCTTCGGCAGCGTTGATCCGAAGGCGCCCAGTCTGACCGACTACCTCGGCGACACGACGTTCTACCTCGACCTCATTGCGAAGAAGACGGCGGGCGGTCTGGAGGTGATAGGGGCACCGCACCGATGGGTGATGTCGGCGAACTGGAAGACAGCCGCCGACAATTTTGTCGGCGACTCCTACCACACCCTCTTTGCTCACCGCTCCATGGTCGAGCTGGGAATGGCGCCCGGTGACCCGAACTTCGCGAGCGCACCAGCGGAGATCTCGCTGCAGAACGGCCACGGCGTCGGCGTACTCGGCTTTCCGCCCACGCTCGCCGATTTTCCCGAGTACGAGGGATACCCCGACGAAGTCGTCGACCAGATGGCGGCGTCCTATCCGTCGCCGGCACACAAGGACATGATGCGACGCTCGGCCTTTATTCACGGCACCGTGTTCCCGAATTTGTCGTTCATCAACGTGACCATCGCGCCGGACCATATGTCGCCCCCTACCCCCTTCATCACGTTCCGGGTGTGGCATCCGCTCTCTCATGATCGGATGGAAATCCTCTCCTGGTTCCTGGTCGAACGCGACGCTCCGGAATGGCTGCGCGATGCGTCCCAGGCGTCCTACGTCAACAACTTCGGCCCGGGCGGTGTTTTCGAACAGGACGACGCCGAGGCATGGAAGGCCATCACCGAATCTGTCCAGGGTCCGTTCGCCGGTGCAGGACTGCTGAACTACGAGATGGGCATGGACTTGACTCCGCTCACCGACTGGCCAGGGCCGGGAGAGGCTCTCCCGAGCGGGTACGCCGAGCAGAACCAGCGGCGGTTTTGGGGGAGATGGCTGGAATACATGGGCCAACCTGCCGCATTCGGTGGGCGTGCTTGATGAACCTGTTACCCAGGCTGTGCGCGAAATGCGCCCGTCCAACGATCGGCGCCGCGTGAGTGCCGTGACGGCGGGGGACCGCCGGGTCGCGATCGTCACCGCCGCCGCGGCGGGGATCGGTAAGGCGATCGCCATGCGGTGGTGCCGCGAAGGTGGGTGCTGTGTCATGGCCGACACCGACGGCGAGGGTCTCGATGCCGCCGTGGCCGAATTGGCCGAGTCCGGCGCGGCAGTTTGCGGCGTCGCCGGCGACGTTTGCCTCCGCGAGGTCGCCAACGGTGTCGTCGAACGGACAATGACCGAGTTCGGGCGGCTCGACGCACTGTTCAACGTCGTCGGCGGGAGCCTGGCCCGCAATGTTGAGGAGATCAGCGAGGAGCAGTGGCGCAGCCAGATCGACATGAACCTCGGCAGTGTCTTTCAGATGTCCAAACCCGTAATCCCCTTGCTACGCCAGGGTGGCGGCGGATCGATCGTCAACGTCGCGTCGACGGCCGGGATTCTGGCCGAGAACAGGTGCTCCGCCTACAGCGCGAGCAAAGGCGGGGTCGTGCTGCTCACGAAAAACATGGCCCTCGACTTCGCTCGCGACAACATCCGCGTGAACGCGATCGCCCCTGGGGGCACCCGTACGCCGAGGATCGAAGGGTTCCTGGCCGAGCACCCCGAACACGGCTCGATGATGGTTGACCTCTGCGCGATGCAGCGTTTCGCAGGACCAGACGAGATCGCGGCACCGGCTGTGTTTCTTGCCTCGCCCGAGGCGTCCTACATCACTGGTGCCGTGCTGCCGGTCGACGGAGGCATGACCGCCGGCGTCACTTTCCGGGCGTTCGAGGCGGTATGAGCATGGTCCCTAACCATTGGAATCGTCGCCGGACCCACGAAAGCGCCGCGGGCTGAGATGGAAGCGATCGTTCTTAACGGCAACAACGACGTCGGTCTGACATCGGTGCCAGACCCGGCGCCGCAGGCCGGTGAGGTCATCATCGAGGTGGCGGCGACCGGACTATGTGGAACTGACCTCCACGAGTTTGTCGCGGGACCTACCTTCTCGCGGCCGCCAGTGGTGCTCGGCCACGAAATCTCGGGCCGGATCGTTGAGGTTGGAGCGGGCATCGACCAATCCCGCATTGGCGAGGGCGCCGTGGTGATTCCGATGGACTTCTGCGGGAGCTGCCACTATTGCCACCGGGCGCTCTATCACTTGTGCCAGCGCCCAGGGTGGATCGGCTTCACCCGAAACGGGGGCTTGGCGAACTACGTCGCAGTGCCATCTCGGCTCGCGGTCCGAGTGCCGGACGTGGTGGACCTCGAGGTGGCGGCGCTGACCGAGCCGACGGCGGTGGCGTTCCACGCGGTGCGGCGAGCGAAACTGCTCCTCGGCGAAACGGTGATGGTCCTCGGCGCCGGGGCACTCGGGCTCACCGTGATCCAGTGCGCACGCGCAGCCGGAGCTGCGCGAATCTACGTCACAGAGCCAAGCGGCGTACGCGGCAGCCTGGCGCGCGACCTCGGTGCGACGTTGGTGCTCGATCCGAATGACCCCGGGACCACCGCGCGAATTTTGGAGGAGACACGGGGCGTAGGGGTGGACGCCGTCTTCCATGTGGCAGGCAGCGTGGAGGCGTTCACACAAGGCCTGGACTGCCTTCGCAAACAAGGCCGCTTCATGGAGATGTCGTCATGGGCCGGTGCGGCCTCGCTGGATGTCAACCGCCATCTGCTCAAGGAGATAGAGCTCCGGATGGTTTTCGGTTACGACATGTTCGACGATTTCCCGGCTGTTCTCGCCCTGATCGCTGACGGAAAACTCGCGCTAACGCCGCAGATCACCGCTCGAATCCCGCTGGACCGCGCTGTCAAGGAGGGATTGGGCGGGCTATTAGAGGGCCGGGAGGGTTTGGTCAAGGTGCTGGTGAAGCCGTGAGTGAGGGAGGCTTGATGGTCGTCGCCGCGACAAGCCGCGGTGTGTTCACCGTGTCCGGCGACGGCAAGGCCCGGGCCTGGCCCGAATTGCCGGGGCAGGTCATGGCAATGGCTGTCCAGGACGAGCGCGTCGCCGTCGCCGTCCATAAGCACGGCGTGTTTCTGGCCACCGCTGGCGCAGACCACTGGACTGACCTCGGCGATGGCCTCGCCCACCGCGACGTGCGCGCGCTGGCGTTCGACCCGCACACACCCAACGCGCTCTACGCCGGAACAGAACCAGCGCACTTGCTGAGGTGGGAGGACGGGACCTGGGCCGAGTGTGGAAACCTACTCGAAATACCCGAAGCGAAAAGGTGGAGCTTCCCCATCCGCCCGGGAATCGCGCACGTCCGCACTATCGCCGTCCACCCCCTCGAAGCTGACGTCGTCTACGCCGGCATTGAAGTTGGATCCCTTCTGGTCACCCGGGACCGCGGACAGACGTGGGAGGAGGTCGACGGCCTCGGTCACGACATCCACCGCGTGGTCTTGCACCCCGAAGCTCCCGACCGGCTCATCGTCACCACAGGCCAGGACACCAAGCCTTACCGCGGCGGCAAGGGCATTTACCGCAGCACCGACCGCGGTAAGAGCTGGGTGCAATCGAACGACGGCCTTGGCGAGCGCAACTACACCGAAGACGCGATCGTGGTGCATCCCGCCAACCCCGACGTGATGTTCCTTGCCGCGGCCGATGGCATCCCACCGAAGTGGGCCGCAGTGCGCCGGCTGGTGATGGGCGTGCTCAACGGCAATGTCTATTTCCTGTCGCCGTCCAAACTACGCCGACGCCGCGGCGCTGACGTGGGGTTTTTCCGCAGCAACGACGGTGGCGCCTCCTGGGTACGGCTGGATAACAACGGCGACCGCGGCCTGTTCGACATGGTCTGGGCGCTGGAAGGGGTGCTCACTGAACACAGTGGGTTTCGGCTGTACTACGGCACCACGGCGGGTGAACTCAGCGTGTCGGAAGACGAGGGCCACACCTGGACGCGCCTCGCCGACGGCCTGGGCGCGATCACCCACATCGGGACTCTGGAGAAAGGAACAGTGCAGTGAACATTGGACCGACGCTGGAGTTCGACCATGTGCAGACTGCGATTCGGAAACGTTTCACGTCGGCCGCGGACATCCCCAAGGAGGTGTTCAGCGACCCCGACATTTACCGGGAAGAGCTCGCCCGGATCTTCTATGGCCCCTACTGGCATCCGATCGCACACCGGGCCGAGCTGGCCGAAACCAATGCCTTCCGGACGAGATGGCTGGCCGACGTGCCACTGCTGATGGTGCGGGACGGTGATGACCGCATCCGCGTCTTCGTCAACTCCTGCGCCCACCGGGGAACGATGCTGGAACAGCGCCGCTGCGGGGTGGCGGAGCGATTCGAGTGCCCGTATCACCGGTGGCTGTTCAACAACGACGGTCGGTTCGCCGGCGCGCCCCGCCGCATGCAGTTTCGCCCCGACTTTCGCGAGGAAGACTACGGCCTGCGGGAGCTGCACGTAGTCGAGTCATGGGGATTGATCTTCGTCAGCATGGATGATGAGCCGCCGCCGCTCGACGACTTCCTTGGCGATAGTGCTGGTCCGCTGCGCGACTGCATGCTCGATGACGGGGATTTGACGTTGCTGGGCTACCAGACGGTGGTGTTTCAAAGTAACTGGAAAACCTACATTGACAACGATCCCTACCATGCCCCGCTGCTGCACAGCGCGTTCAAACTGCTCAACTGGCAAGGCGGCAACGGCGACATCTTGGTCAGCGAGCCCTATGGGCACATGTCGATTTTGTACGATTCGCAACCCTACGTGGACAACGGATTCCTGGCTGACCCGAGTGTGGTCACGCGGATGGGGGACGACAGCCGAGCCCGCGTGATTGCGTTACGGCCGGTCACCGGCATCGTGCGTCACGTCGACACGATCAACGTCCGGTACGCCCGCCCGCTCGGGATTGATCGTACCGAGGTGCGCTACACGTTCTTCGGCCACGTCAGCGACAGCGAGGACTACGCGCGCCACCGGGTCCGCCAGTCGTCCAACCTGCTGGGCCCGAGCGGCTTCATCAGCATTGAGGACGCCGCCGTCTACAACCGCGTGCAGGCGACCGCGCGTGATGGCGGCTACCAGCGGTTCGTCGCCGGCGTCGGCCGCCCGTTGTCGCAGTCGTCGCAGAACGACGAGGTCGCCAATACAGGGTGGTGGGCCCACTACCGGGAGGTGATGGAGTTTTGTTGACATCGAGTATCGAAGATCGGCGAGCACGCGCCGCCTACCTGGTGGACGAACTACTCGGGGCCTACGTTCGCGCAGTCGACGAGCAGGACTTCACCGCGTGGCTTGCCCTGTTCGCGCCGGAATGTGCCTACGAGGTGCGCGCGATGGAGAACGTCCGCGAGGGGCTGCCGCTGGCATACATGATGGACGATTGCCGGCAACGGCTGGTCGACCGCGTGAAGATGATTCAGGATGTCTGGGCGGGCACCGTTGAACCCTATGACACCCGCCACTTTCAGCAACGCACGGCGATGCGGGAACTCGGCGAAGACCGCTGGGAGGTGCGGTCCAACATCCTCGTTACCTATACCGGGGCCTCCGGCGAGCCCGGGATCTTGGTCAGCGGCCACAGCGAAGATGTCGTCGTCCTCGAGCATGAGACCGCGTTGTTCCAGCAAAGATTCGTGGTGCTCGACAACACCCCGCCGCGCTATCTGGTTTACCCCGTTTGACTCGTTGACCTGAAGGAGATGCCTTAATCATGAGTGCTGTCGCGTTGATGTCCCCCGAGTGGGCGCATGCGTACCGCGATCTGTGGAATGGCTCGGCTGAGATCCGGCAGGGCGCCAAAGAGTTGACCATGCTGATCGAATGGCGAGTTCAAGACGCCAACGACCAGGTCTCACAGTTGGAGATCACCCACGGTGAGGCTGTCTACGGCGGGGTGCAGATCGACGGGCGAAAGCCGGACTTCGTTCTGACTGCCACCGCGAGCGTCTGGCACCGGGTCGCCGACGGCGAGCTCGGCGTAGCGAACGCCATCGCGACGCGCAAGATCAAATTCATCGGCCCGATCAAAGTGGCGATGGCCAACATGGCGGTGCTCGGCGCCGGACTCCGCCTCGTGGGCCAGGTCGACGGACTGGTATGGGGAGATTGAGGATGGCAGCTGCTTCACGGTGGCAGTGCGACCGGGCGGTCGGCGCGTCCGGGGCCATTCTGTTTCACGGGGTGATCACGGGTGAAGATGGTCGACCAGTTCCTGACGCGCTGATCGAGACCTGGCATTCCGCGGGCGACGACAACAACGCGGTGACGAAAACCGGACTGCTGCGGTGCAACAGCCGGATTAATATTCGCCCGAATAGCGTCATCACCGACCAACAGGGTCGTTACAGCGTTAGAATGGTGCCGCCTCGAGCACCCGAGCACGGATCAGCGCCGTACATTGCGGTGTCAGTACATGCCCGCGGGCTTCTCGATCGGCTGATCACCCGCGCCTACCTTCCAGGGTGCCATCTCGCCAAAGACTCCCTGCTGCGCCGCCTGCCCGCCGAGCGGCGGCAAGCCCTTATCGCCACTCGCGACGACATCGGACTTCGTTTCGACATCGCGCTGCGGCCAGCAACTTTGGTGACGGCTGAAACCTCTGATGAGCCGCGCCCGGAAGCAGCGAAATGACCGTTTCGCGGGCCCCGCTGATCGGGCGATGCGGCCCCGCCGACTCCGGTCCCGGAGGCGCACCTCAGCAAGGTAATGGGGGCTTCGAGTGAAACGCCTTTCGGTCCGTAACGCGGTCGAAGCCTTCCCGACAGCGGCTGACGTCAAAGCGCTGAAACCACTCAGCATAATTGGCGGGCTCTACGCGATGACGCTGGACATGTTCGTCGCGATGGTCAAGCCACCGTTCCAATGGCGCGAGTTCCTCTTCCAGACATGGTTCGTGGCGCGGGTTTCTCTGGTTCCCGCGCTGACGTTGTCGATTCCCCTTGTTGTCCTAACGTCATTCACCTTCAACACGTTGCTCAGCGAATTCGGCGCCGCCGACTTCTCAGGAACCGGCGCAGCCTTGGGCGCGGTCAACCAGATCGGCCCCTTCGTCACCGTTCTCGTCGTCGCGGGTGCGGGCGCTTCGGCGATGTGCGCCGATCTCGGGTCGCGCACCATCCGCGAGGAAGTCGATGCGATGCGGGTCCTGGGGCTTGACCCGATCCATTCCCTTGTCGTCCCCAGGGTGCTGGCGACGACGACGGTCGCGGTGCTCCTGTCATCTGTCGTGACCGTGACTGGTCTCCTGGGCGCTTTCTTGTTCTCGGTGTACTTCCAGCACGTGACTCCCGGGTCATTCGTTGCCAGTATGACGCTGATCACGGGTCTCAGCGATGTCCTCGTGTCTCTGGTCAAGGCCACGCTGTTCGGTTTCGTGGCGGGTCTGATTGCCTGCTACCAAGGCTTGCGGGTGCAAAAAGGCGCGGCCGGTGTGGGTAACGCGGTCAACGAAACCGTTGTCATTGCGTTCTTGTTGCTGTTCGTCGTGAATGCCATCGTCACTGCGGTCGGGTTCCAGGTCACGAAATGAGCGCCGGCGTTGTCTTTCGGCAGCGGTTTCCAGGCACCGCCCGCTCTTTGAGCCAGTGGAGGGCCAAGTGGAGAGGTCTCGGCGATCAGGCTCACTTCTACGGGCAGTCGGTCGCCTCGATCGTGCAGGCGGTGGGTATTTATCGGGCTGAATTGCTGCGCCAGATCGCCGCGATCGGTCTCGGAGCGGGATCCTTAGCGGTGGTTGGTGGCACCGTGGCGGTCGTTGCCTTCTTGAACTTATCGACCAGCGGCGCCCTCGCAAGTCAGGCCTACAACCAGATGTCTCAAGTCGGCGTGGAAGCGTTGGCGGGCTTCACCTCTGCCTTCGTCAACGTTCGGCTGGTAACCCCGGCCAGCTCCGCCTTCGCGTTCGCCGCGACGATCGGTGCTGGTACCACCGCGCAGCTGGGCGCAATGAAAATCAACGAGGAGGTCGACGCGCTAGCGGTGATGGGCATCCGGCCCATCGCCTATCTGGCCTCCACCCGTTTGCTCGCCGGCATGATCGTGGTCATTCCACTGTATTGCGTGGCCTTGTTGATGTCGTTCTTCTCGGTACGGGTCATCACCACCGCTTTTTACGGGCAGGGACCCGGAGTATTCGACCACTACTTCGACACCTTTCTCAGTCCGCAGGCTGTGTTCTTCTCCTTCGCCGTCACGGTCGCCGAAGTGCTGGTGATCATGTTGATCCACACGTACTACGGACTTAACGCCACCGGGGGGCCCGCGGGCGTGGGCGAGGCGGTCGGGCGCGCGACCCGGACCTCACTGATCGCGTCTCAAATGGTGATTCTGATGGTCACCCTGGCTCTCTACGGCCAGACCGGCAACTTCAACTACGCGGGGTGACGCATATGGCAGACGGTATGGGCGCTCGTCGGATCTCCCCTGAATGGTGGGCGATGTTGCTCGTCGTGGGCATCGTCGCGGCGGTGGTGCTAAGTCTGACCATGTTCAACAGGACGTTCGCCCCAAGCGTGCCGGTGACTCTGACAGCGGACCGCTCCGGTCTGGTGCTGGAGCCCAACTCCCGCGTGAAGATGCGCGGGGTGCAGGTCGGCCGCGTCAGTTCTGTCGGCGGCGGAGACTCGACCCGCATCCAGCTGGACATTGACCCTGCCCAGATTCAATACATCCCGGCCAACGTCGAGGCGCGAATCCAATCGATATCCCTGTTCGGGGCGAAGTACGTCGACCTCGTCTACCCACCCAATCCAAGCCCACAGCGACTGTCCGCGGGAGCGGTGCTGAGATCATTGAACGTCGCCACCGAGGTCAACACCGTGTTTCAAAACGCGGTGCAGCTGATCAAGGCGATCGACCCGTTCAAGCTGAATGCCGTACTCAGCGCGCTTGCCGAGGGCGTGAGAGGACAGGGCGACAGGATCGGCGAAGCGATCACCGCGAGCAATCAGGTTCTGCTGCAGCTGAATCCGCGCACAGACACTCTGCGCGAGGACTTCCGCGCGCTCAAAGGTGTCAGCGACACCTACAGCGCCGCGGCAAAGAACATCATCGACACCCTGGCCGCCGCGACCACCACCAGCGCGACAGTCACCAGCCATGCCCAGCAACTCGATGCGCTGCTGCTCAACGTAGTGGGGCTGTCGCGCAGCGGAGTGGACCTGCTAGGGGCCAGCAAAGACAACCTGGTGACTGCGGTCAACCTGCTGGAACCCACGACGAACTTGCTTATGAAGTACAACCCCGAGCTCACCTGCTTGATCGTCGGCGCCAAGACCACTCTGGACTCCGGCTATGCCGACATGCTTGGCGGAAACGGCAAGTCTCTCATCATGGACGCTGAGCTGTTGCCGGGATATGACCCGTACCGGTATCCGAAAAACTTGCCCATCAACGCTGCTAAGGGCGGGGAAGGAGGCAAGCCCGGGTGCGGCTCGCTCCCCGACGTCGCCCAGAACTTCCCGGTGAGACAGCTGATCGCCAACACCGGCTTCGGCACCGGATTGGATTGGCGGCCCAATCCCGGCATCGGATTCCCCGGGTACGCCAACTACTTCCCGGTGACTCGGGCGGTCCCCGAACCGCCGAGTATCCGCTACCCGGGCGGCCCGGCGCCCGGTCCCATGCCCTACCCCGGTGCGCCGCCCTACGGCGCACCCCAGTACGGCCCCGACGGAACGCCCCTATATCCCGGGGTCCCGCCACCGCCGTCACGGGGACCCACACCACCGTGACCGCCCGCCACGCAAATGGTTCGAAACATACCCGCAAATGTCGGAGGGGAGCTTAGCCGTGACCAATAGAGTGTCGGCTGTCTTGTGGCGCCTCGGCATCTTCGTGCTCGTGTGCGCTCTGGGTGCATTTGCCCTCTTTGCCGTCTTCGCACAGCTGCGCTTCGAGCGCGAACAGACCTATACCGCTGTCTTCACCACCGTCAGCGGACTGGAGAGCGAGGATTTCGTCCGCATCGCCGGTGTGGAGGTCGGCAAGGTCCAAACCATCACAGTCCGCGATGACTCGACGGTGCGGGTCGAGTTCGGGGCCGACGACTCGGTGGTACTCACCGACGGCAGCCGCGCTGTCATCAAATACGACAACCTGATCGGAGACCGCTACCTGGCGATCGAGGAAGGCGCGGGCGGGACCAAGAAACTGCGGCCCGGCGACACAATTCCGTTGAATCGCACCGCGCCGGCACTGGATCTGGACGCCGTGATCGGTGGGTTCCGGCCGCTGTTCCGCGCCCTGGACCCCACACAGGTCAACGCTCTCACCAGCCAACTCATCGCAGCTTTTCAGGGTCAAGGCGCCACGATCGGTTCCATACTGGCTCAGACTGCAGCGCTGACGAACACTCTGGCCGACCGAGACGAGCTGATCGGGCAAACCATCGTCAACTTGAACGCGGTGCTGGGATCGCTGGGCGAGCACAGCGAGCAATTCGGCAAGGCTGTCGACTCGCTGTCGCAGCTCGTGCACGGGCTGCAAGCCCGCAAGCAGGACATCAGCAACGGAGTGGCCTATGCCAACGAGGCTGCCCGGTCGATCGCCGACCTTCTCGCACAAGCCCGACCACCGCTGCAGAAAACTGTGCACGAAACCGATCGCACCGCGACCGCTGTGCTCGCAGATCGTGACTACTTCGACAACCTCCTCAATACATTGCCTGATGCCTACCGAGTACTGCTGCGGCAAGGGCTCTACGGCAACTACTTCGCCTTCTACCTGTGCGATCTGCTGCTGAAAGTGAATGGAAAGGGCGGACAACCCGTGTACATCAAGCTAGTCGGACAAAGTAGCGGCAGGTGCACACCCCAATGAAGCCGTTCGCGGAGCGCAACTTCGTTCTCATGGGAACCATCGGTGTATTGGCCACCGCCGTGCTCGTAGTCGGCGCGCTCAACTACAACAAGCTGCCGTTCGTCTCCTCCGGCAAGACCTATTCGGCGTATTTCGACGAGGCTGGTGGACTGACCACTGGAGCCCCGGTGCGGGTGTCGGGCGCTCCCGCCGGCCAAGTCGAGAGCATCACGCTCGACGGGCAGTGGGTACTGGTCAAGTTCACGGTGGCCGACGGTATCCGGCTGGGGGACCGCAGCGAGGCGTCGATCAAGACGACCAGTGTGCTTGGCAATAAGGTCCTCGATCTCACTACCCGCGGCGCGGGGACACTCTCCGGCGCCATCCCTGTCGAGCGGACGACCTCACCGTATCAATTGCCGGACGCCCTCGGAGACCTTACGACTACCATCAGCGGGCTCGACACCGAGCAACTGTCAACGTCGTTAACAGTGCTGTCCCAGACGCTCCAAGACACCCCCGATGACCTGCGCCTCGCCGTCGCGGGTGTCGCACGTTTCTCGGAAACTCTCAACCAGCGCGATGCCCGGCTGCGCGAACTGCTCGCGAACGCCGCCAAGGCGACCACCGTCCTGGGCGAACGCACTACCGACATAGTGCGTCTGATCTCCGACACCAATGCGTTGCTGGCGCAGCTGCGTTCGCAAAGCGCTGCGCTGGATGAGATCTCGACGAACATCACTCAGCTCAGTCGGCAGATCGCCGGGTTCATTGCGGAAAACAAGACGACGCTCAAACCTGCACTCGACAAACTCAACGAGGTTCTCGCGATCCTCGACAACCGGAAAGTTCAGATCCAAGAGTCCATCAAAGGACTGGCGGCCTATGCAATGCAGTTCGGCGAGACCGTCGCTGCCGGTCCCTTCTTCAACGCTTACCTCGCCAACCTAGTGCCTGGACAGTTCATTCAACCGTTCGTCGATGCGGCATTCTCCGATCTCGGTCTGGATCCCAACGTGCTGCTGCCCTCCGAGCGCACCGACCCCCAGGTGGGCCAGCCCGGCACCCCGGCGCTACCGATTCCATATCCGAGGACCGGCCAAGGCGGCGACCCCAAATTGACTCTGCCGGATGCGATCACTGGAAACCCGGGCGATCCCCGCTACCCGTACCGCGAACCCGTACCGGCCCCGCCGCCAGGCGGCCCCCCGCCAGGTCCGCCGGCACCCCCGCCACCCGATCAGCAGTTCCCACAGCCGCCGACGCCAAGCCCGGTCTTCGTGCCGGCGCCCGACGAAGTCGCGCCCGGACCAACAGACTCCTCGATCCCCCAAGGCAGACCATGACAAACTCTCGGACCAAACTCGCATTGGCAATCGTTTTGGTCAGCCTCATTGTGGGCGGCGCGATTGCGGTGACGCGTGCGGCACACCAGGTCGATCGTGTGCACGTCGTCGCCTACTTCGACAACAGC
It encodes the following:
- a CDS encoding ABC transporter permease, translating into MSAGVVFRQRFPGTARSLSQWRAKWRGLGDQAHFYGQSVASIVQAVGIYRAELLRQIAAIGLGAGSLAVVGGTVAVVAFLNLSTSGALASQAYNQMSQVGVEALAGFTSAFVNVRLVTPASSAFAFAATIGAGTTAQLGAMKINEEVDALAVMGIRPIAYLASTRLLAGMIVVIPLYCVALLMSFFSVRVITTAFYGQGPGVFDHYFDTFLSPQAVFFSFAVTVAEVLVIMLIHTYYGLNATGGPAGVGEAVGRATRTSLIASQMVILMVTLALYGQTGNFNYAG
- a CDS encoding MCE family protein codes for the protein MADGMGARRISPEWWAMLLVVGIVAAVVLSLTMFNRTFAPSVPVTLTADRSGLVLEPNSRVKMRGVQVGRVSSVGGGDSTRIQLDIDPAQIQYIPANVEARIQSISLFGAKYVDLVYPPNPSPQRLSAGAVLRSLNVATEVNTVFQNAVQLIKAIDPFKLNAVLSALAEGVRGQGDRIGEAITASNQVLLQLNPRTDTLREDFRALKGVSDTYSAAAKNIIDTLAAATTTSATVTSHAQQLDALLLNVVGLSRSGVDLLGASKDNLVTAVNLLEPTTNLLMKYNPELTCLIVGAKTTLDSGYADMLGGNGKSLIMDAELLPGYDPYRYPKNLPINAAKGGEGGKPGCGSLPDVAQNFPVRQLIANTGFGTGLDWRPNPGIGFPGYANYFPVTRAVPEPPSIRYPGGPAPGPMPYPGAPPYGAPQYGPDGTPLYPGVPPPPSRGPTPP
- a CDS encoding virulence factor Mce family protein, with protein sequence MTNRVSAVLWRLGIFVLVCALGAFALFAVFAQLRFEREQTYTAVFTTVSGLESEDFVRIAGVEVGKVQTITVRDDSTVRVEFGADDSVVLTDGSRAVIKYDNLIGDRYLAIEEGAGGTKKLRPGDTIPLNRTAPALDLDAVIGGFRPLFRALDPTQVNALTSQLIAAFQGQGATIGSILAQTAALTNTLADRDELIGQTIVNLNAVLGSLGEHSEQFGKAVDSLSQLVHGLQARKQDISNGVAYANEAARSIADLLAQARPPLQKTVHETDRTATAVLADRDYFDNLLNTLPDAYRVLLRQGLYGNYFAFYLCDLLLKVNGKGGQPVYIKLVGQSSGRCTPQ
- a CDS encoding MCE family protein; this translates as MKPFAERNFVLMGTIGVLATAVLVVGALNYNKLPFVSSGKTYSAYFDEAGGLTTGAPVRVSGAPAGQVESITLDGQWVLVKFTVADGIRLGDRSEASIKTTSVLGNKVLDLTTRGAGTLSGAIPVERTTSPYQLPDALGDLTTTISGLDTEQLSTSLTVLSQTLQDTPDDLRLAVAGVARFSETLNQRDARLRELLANAAKATTVLGERTTDIVRLISDTNALLAQLRSQSAALDEISTNITQLSRQIAGFIAENKTTLKPALDKLNEVLAILDNRKVQIQESIKGLAAYAMQFGETVAAGPFFNAYLANLVPGQFIQPFVDAAFSDLGLDPNVLLPSERTDPQVGQPGTPALPIPYPRTGQGGDPKLTLPDAITGNPGDPRYPYREPVPAPPPGGPPPGPPAPPPPDQQFPQPPTPSPVFVPAPDEVAPGPTDSSIPQGRP